A region of Flavobacterium indicum GPTSA100-9 = DSM 17447 DNA encodes the following proteins:
- the gldJ gene encoding gliding motility lipoprotein GldJ, protein MKVNKIMALKLLVALSLTIGFTSCSKKGSTKGGSTATGWKINDKKGGFQYNTKFKQQETPPGMVSVEGGTFTMGKVEDDVMHDWNNTPNKQHVQSFFMDETEVTNIMYAEYLFWLKAVYPPTEENYKHIYNGAIPDTLVWRNRLGYNETMTNNYLRHPAYADYPVVGVNWIQATEFCDWRTNRVNENILEREGYLKKDNKVNLGKNVTADSNFDTETYINSPSKTFGGNGEIVLKKEMGKGGRREVADSVKNVYAQRSSGIILPEYRLPTEAEWEYAALALVGNREYNIYKGQKKYPWKGQYTRSGKRQYRGDQLANFKQGKGDYGGIAGWSDDGADITNKVKSYAPNDFGLYDMAGNVAEWVADVYRPIVDDEANDFNYYRGNVYMKNKIGEDGTVEIITSENIKYDTLSNGKIMARNFPGQIAQVPVDENETYLRQNFSTSDNKNYRDGDRQSSRYFDFGTSEEETTSKKEDPVKRMYQSPMHKIDVDSIGSMSKKYDKSDKRTTLIDDNVRVYKGGSWRDRAYWLDPASRRYFPQDMATDYIGFRCAMSKVGPKSNKKTPRGNVKK, encoded by the coding sequence ATGAAAGTTAACAAAATTATGGCTTTAAAATTGTTAGTGGCACTGTCATTAACAATAGGTTTTACAAGTTGTAGCAAAAAAGGAAGCACTAAAGGTGGTTCAACTGCAACTGGTTGGAAAATCAACGACAAAAAAGGTGGTTTCCAATACAATACTAAATTTAAGCAACAAGAAACTCCTCCAGGAATGGTATCTGTTGAAGGCGGAACGTTCACTATGGGAAAAGTTGAGGATGATGTAATGCACGATTGGAATAACACTCCAAATAAACAGCACGTTCAATCCTTCTTTATGGATGAAACTGAGGTAACTAACATTATGTATGCTGAATACTTATTTTGGTTAAAAGCTGTTTACCCTCCTACAGAAGAAAACTACAAACATATTTATAACGGAGCAATTCCTGATACATTAGTTTGGAGAAATCGTTTAGGTTATAATGAAACTATGACGAACAACTACTTAAGACATCCTGCTTATGCAGACTACCCAGTAGTTGGCGTAAATTGGATCCAAGCAACAGAATTTTGTGATTGGAGAACAAACCGTGTTAACGAAAATATCTTAGAAAGAGAAGGGTATTTAAAGAAAGACAACAAAGTTAATTTAGGTAAAAATGTAACTGCAGACTCTAACTTTGATACAGAAACTTATATTAATTCGCCATCAAAAACTTTTGGAGGTAACGGTGAAATCGTTCTAAAGAAAGAAATGGGTAAAGGAGGAAGAAGAGAAGTTGCTGATTCTGTAAAAAATGTTTATGCACAAAGAAGTTCTGGTATCATTTTACCTGAATACAGACTTCCTACAGAAGCTGAATGGGAATATGCTGCTTTAGCTTTAGTTGGAAATAGAGAATATAATATTTACAAAGGACAGAAAAAATATCCTTGGAAAGGACAATATACACGTTCTGGAAAAAGACAATACAGAGGTGATCAATTAGCCAACTTCAAACAAGGAAAAGGAGATTACGGCGGTATCGCAGGTTGGTCAGATGACGGTGCTGATATCACTAACAAAGTTAAATCTTATGCTCCAAATGATTTTGGTTTATATGATATGGCTGGAAATGTTGCAGAATGGGTTGCAGACGTATACAGACCAATTGTTGATGACGAAGCAAATGACTTCAACTACTACAGAGGTAACGTTTACATGAAAAATAAAATTGGTGAAGACGGAACTGTTGAAATTATTACAAGTGAAAATATCAAATATGACACTTTAAGTAATGGTAAAATTATGGCTAGAAATTTCCCTGGTCAAATTGCACAAGTTCCTGTAGATGAAAATGAGACTTACTTGAGACAAAACTTCTCTACTTCAGATAATAAAAACTATAGAGATGGTGATAGACAATCTTCAAGATATTTTGACTTTGGTACTTCTGAAGAAGAAACTACAAGTAAAAAAGAAGATCCAGTAAAAAGAATGTACCAATCTCCTATGCACAAAATTGATGTAGACAGCATCGGTTCAATGTCTAAAAAATATGACAAATCAGACAAGAGAACTACATTGATTGACGATAATGTAAGAGTATACAAAGGAGGATCTTGGAGAGATAGAGCTTATTGGTTAGACCCAGCTTCTAGAAGATACTTCCCTCAGGATATGGCAACAGACTACATTGGATTTAGATGTGCAATGTCTAAAGTTGGACCAAAATCTAACAAAAAGACTCCAAGAGGAAACGTTAAAAAATAA
- the porU gene encoding type IX secretion system sortase PorU — protein MKKIYLLFLFVFVNSFAQLTKEISLDWTSKSDYTIDNFRFDIPQFQKQNFHFDPSSRSLKYSSSFFVDALVSEVNFQIENVSYESVDGSSLGDLSVAQIKSTIDFKLTSSFARNQPMMFVNFNPIIKEGVGYKRVKKITFSYTYTQNPTARNTVNNQVMTVQNSVLSSGNWFRFYVQKSGVYKISKSFLNDLGVDVNADPKTIKIYGNGGRMLPLRNDVYYPFDLEENAIQFVGEDDGVFNDGDYILFYAEGVDNWNTESLTHVNLFADKAYYYVTYGGANGKRISNFVQPSGAATLNMTTYDGYVFHEQDLVNPGKIGRRWFGEGFDIDNDQTFDFALPNYISGSQVNLFINFSSISFGNTSFKVKANGVDIATVPMGSLSSGAGVLGYENILNQNFIPTNSNVAININYNNGGVPSSKGFLDYITLKYNADLKGYGKQFSFSNSLVTSNIGVGQFTISNASSIQAIWDITDIYNVAKIDNSSSSLSFKLNLGTAKKFVAVDVANLYTPEKESTTKIANQNLKGTIFLNNQGVFQDIDYLIITPSFLVGQAENLANFHRNYSGLKTKVVTTESIYLEFGGGKQDVAAIRNFVKYVYNNASSPTNRVKYLNLFGDASYDYKNRIRNNNNIVPIFHGFYPTNSLSPNNITNFSLFSSFMSDDFFVLLDDNEGDMQGSNDGLDVAVGRMLVSSTDQAAEMVNKVYEYHDEKSYGRWRNNLVYYADDPDISKPGDWELQKDLNELADQVNLQNPFFNSKKILIDAYVQEVNAGGERYPSAKKDFIESIGIGALVLNYYGHGNEESFAIERIFEKADAQVLNNRYKYPLFITITCEFTRFDDPDRPTGGEYMYWNKAGGAISLLATTRQIGQSTGIQVNEDVYDYLFLMENNQYLTVSEALRRAKILPGSTNRRVVFYIGDPALKLAIPKPKVVLTKLNDEPIATTALTLQALSLVKLTGQVVDQNDNLITTYNGDLAVQVFDKNILRTTLANDGVREIIGYNTSTSPPTPIYGNLIVLNFDTLGEVIFRGNASVVNGMFEFSFVVPQDIQIPVGNGRVSFYAKRNQPTLEDQTGYTNQIKVGGVNIAAPSDTTPPKVKLYMNDTNFVSGGITNDSPIFLAFLEDEHGINTASGIGHDIVAILDGDENNPYVLNDYYETENNDYTKGKVTYPFRNLAPGLHTILFKAWDVYNNLITAEIQFLVVSNEELTLDHVLNYPNPFVNYTEFWFNHNRPFEPLDVQVQILTITGKLVKTINQSVATNGFLSREIKWDGKDDFGDKIGKGVYVYKLTVKSTVTGKKVEKIEKLVIL, from the coding sequence ATGAAAAAGATATATTTATTATTCCTATTTGTATTTGTTAATTCCTTTGCTCAATTGACAAAAGAAATTAGTCTGGATTGGACTTCTAAAAGTGATTATACAATTGATAATTTTCGATTTGATATTCCACAGTTTCAAAAACAAAATTTTCATTTTGATCCTTCTTCGAGAAGTTTAAAATATTCTAGCTCCTTTTTTGTTGATGCACTCGTTTCAGAGGTGAATTTTCAAATTGAAAATGTATCATACGAGTCTGTTGATGGTTCTAGTTTGGGTGATTTGTCTGTTGCTCAAATTAAAAGTACTATTGATTTTAAGTTGACTTCTTCGTTTGCACGTAATCAACCTATGATGTTTGTTAATTTTAATCCTATAATTAAGGAGGGTGTTGGTTACAAAAGAGTAAAAAAAATAACGTTTTCATACACATATACTCAAAACCCAACGGCTAGAAACACGGTTAATAATCAGGTTATGACGGTGCAAAATTCTGTTTTGTCTTCTGGAAATTGGTTTAGATTTTATGTTCAAAAATCGGGTGTGTATAAAATTTCTAAATCTTTTTTAAATGATTTAGGCGTAGATGTAAACGCAGATCCTAAAACAATTAAGATTTATGGAAATGGTGGAAGAATGTTGCCACTGCGTAATGATGTTTATTATCCATTCGATTTAGAAGAAAATGCTATTCAGTTTGTTGGAGAAGATGATGGTGTTTTTAACGATGGGGATTATATTTTATTTTATGCAGAAGGTGTTGATAATTGGAATACAGAGAGTTTAACGCATGTGAATTTGTTTGCCGACAAAGCATATTACTATGTTACTTATGGAGGTGCAAATGGAAAAAGAATTTCAAACTTTGTTCAACCATCAGGTGCTGCTACTTTAAATATGACTACTTATGATGGTTATGTTTTTCATGAACAAGATTTGGTGAATCCTGGTAAAATTGGAAGAAGATGGTTTGGTGAAGGTTTTGATATTGATAACGATCAAACATTTGATTTCGCATTGCCTAATTATATTTCAGGAAGTCAAGTAAATCTTTTTATTAATTTTAGCTCTATTTCATTTGGTAATACTTCTTTTAAAGTTAAAGCAAATGGAGTAGATATAGCTACAGTTCCAATGGGTTCTTTGAGTTCAGGTGCGGGAGTTTTAGGGTATGAAAATATATTGAATCAAAATTTTATTCCAACAAATTCAAATGTTGCGATAAATATAAATTATAATAATGGAGGGGTGCCGTCTTCAAAAGGTTTTTTAGATTACATTACTCTAAAATACAATGCTGATTTGAAAGGATATGGAAAACAATTTAGTTTTTCAAATAGTTTGGTTACTTCAAATATTGGAGTTGGACAATTTACTATTTCAAATGCAAGTTCAATTCAAGCAATTTGGGATATAACTGATATTTATAATGTAGCAAAAATAGACAATTCTTCAAGTAGTTTGTCGTTTAAATTAAACTTAGGAACTGCTAAAAAGTTTGTAGCTGTTGATGTCGCTAATTTATATACACCTGAAAAAGAAAGTACTACTAAAATTGCAAATCAAAATTTAAAAGGAACAATATTTTTAAATAATCAGGGTGTTTTTCAAGATATAGATTATTTAATAATTACGCCAAGTTTTTTAGTAGGTCAAGCCGAAAATTTAGCGAATTTTCACAGAAATTATTCAGGTTTAAAAACAAAAGTGGTTACGACTGAATCTATATATTTAGAATTTGGAGGTGGAAAACAAGATGTTGCGGCCATTAGAAATTTTGTGAAATATGTCTATAACAACGCATCTTCTCCTACTAATAGAGTGAAATACTTAAATTTATTCGGGGATGCTTCTTATGATTATAAAAATAGAATTAGAAATAACAACAATATAGTGCCGATTTTTCACGGATTTTATCCTACTAATTCATTGAGTCCAAATAATATTACAAATTTTTCTTTATTTTCATCATTTATGTCAGATGATTTTTTTGTCTTGTTAGATGACAATGAGGGTGATATGCAAGGCTCTAATGATGGATTAGATGTTGCTGTGGGAAGAATGTTGGTGTCTTCAACTGATCAGGCTGCAGAAATGGTTAATAAGGTGTATGAATATCATGATGAAAAATCGTATGGCAGATGGAGAAATAATTTGGTCTATTATGCAGATGATCCCGATATTTCAAAACCTGGGGATTGGGAATTGCAAAAAGATTTAAATGAATTGGCAGATCAGGTTAACTTGCAAAATCCTTTTTTTAACTCAAAGAAAATTCTAATTGATGCTTATGTTCAAGAAGTAAATGCAGGTGGGGAAAGATATCCTTCTGCTAAAAAGGATTTTATCGAATCTATAGGGATTGGCGCCTTGGTTCTAAATTATTACGGACATGGAAATGAGGAAAGTTTTGCAATTGAAAGAATTTTTGAAAAAGCTGATGCGCAAGTTTTAAATAATAGGTACAAATATCCTTTATTTATTACAATTACTTGTGAGTTTACTCGATTTGATGATCCTGATAGGCCAACGGGTGGAGAATATATGTATTGGAACAAAGCTGGAGGAGCTATTTCTTTATTAGCAACTACAAGGCAAATTGGGCAGTCTACGGGTATTCAGGTAAATGAAGATGTGTATGATTATTTGTTTTTAATGGAAAACAATCAGTATTTAACAGTTTCTGAAGCGTTGAGAAGAGCAAAAATATTGCCGGGTTCTACAAACAGAAGGGTTGTTTTTTATATTGGTGACCCTGCATTAAAATTAGCAATTCCAAAGCCAAAAGTGGTATTGACAAAATTAAATGATGAACCTATAGCTACAACTGCTCTAACATTACAAGCGCTCTCTTTAGTAAAATTAACTGGGCAAGTTGTTGATCAAAACGATAATTTAATAACAACCTATAATGGAGATTTAGCTGTACAAGTATTTGATAAAAATATTTTAAGAACAACTTTAGCAAATGATGGGGTTAGAGAAATAATAGGTTATAATACATCGACTTCTCCTCCAACTCCAATATATGGTAATTTGATTGTTCTGAATTTTGATACACTTGGTGAAGTTATTTTTAGAGGAAATGCTTCTGTAGTTAATGGGATGTTTGAATTTAGTTTTGTTGTGCCACAAGATATACAAATACCTGTAGGAAATGGAAGGGTGAGTTTTTATGCAAAAAGAAATCAGCCTACGCTAGAAGATCAAACAGGTTATACTAATCAAATAAAAGTAGGTGGCGTAAATATTGCAGCACCTTCAGATACTACACCTCCAAAAGTTAAGTTGTATATGAACGATACGAACTTTGTTAGTGGAGGTATTACCAACGATTCGCCAATATTTTTAGCGTTTTTAGAGGATGAGCATGGTATAAATACAGCTAGCGGAATTGGGCATGATATAGTTGCAATTTTAGATGGTGATGAGAATAATCCTTATGTCCTCAATGATTATTATGAGACGGAAAATAACGACTATACCAAAGGTAAAGTTACTTATCCTTTTAGAAATTTAGCTCCTGGATTGCATACTATTTTGTTTAAAGCATGGGATGTTTATAATAATTTAATAACTGCTGAAATTCAATTTTTAGTGGTAAGTAATGAAGAATTAACTTTAGACCACGTGCTTAATTATCCAAATCCTTTTGTGAATTATACCGAATTTTGGTTTAATCATAATCGCCCATTTGAGCCATTAGATGTGCAGGTTCAAATTTTAACAATAACAGGAAAATTGGTAAAAACAATAAATCAAAGTGTTGCAACGAATGGTTTTTTATCACGTGAGATTAAATGGGATGGAAAAGATGATTTTGGAGATAAAATTGGGAAAGGCGTGTATGTTTACAAATTGACTGTAAAGTCTACGGTCACGGGTAAAAAAGTAGAAAAAATAGAAAAACTTGTAATACTGTAA
- the porV gene encoding type IX secretion system outer membrane channel protein PorV has product MKNLLKLVTLLVVFQTATAQENRVITTGVPFLLIAADARSAGMADMGVASSADAYSQQYNPSKYAFSSRKQGFSLSYTPYLTSIANDISLGQITYYNRINDRSAFAGSLRYFGLGDIELRQNATDPGVVVNPNELALDGSYSLKLSETFAMGVAGRYIRSNLKIPDSNTDAKAASTFAVDISGFYQSEEVAFDSFNGKYRFGFNLQNLGPKISYDNDQLNENFLPANLRLGGSFDFIFDEYSKVSVIGETTKLLVPTPQSVTDLNNDGTVDANDAAINNENYRKIGWVEGIFKSFGDAPDGFSEELKEFTWALGAEYWYQDSFALRTGYFNESATKGARKYLTLGAGFKYNIVKIDVSYLFSASKVKNPLENTLRFSLTFNFGDSYDDL; this is encoded by the coding sequence ATGAAAAATTTATTAAAATTAGTAACACTTTTGGTGGTTTTTCAAACCGCTACAGCGCAAGAAAATAGAGTAATAACTACAGGCGTTCCTTTTTTATTAATCGCTGCAGATGCTCGTTCTGCTGGTATGGCTGATATGGGAGTAGCGTCATCGGCAGATGCGTATTCTCAGCAATATAACCCTTCAAAATATGCGTTTTCGTCAAGAAAACAAGGGTTTTCATTAAGTTATACTCCTTATTTAACTAGTATTGCAAACGATATTTCGCTTGGCCAAATAACCTATTACAATAGAATTAATGACCGTAGTGCTTTTGCAGGAAGTCTTAGATATTTTGGTTTAGGTGATATCGAATTAAGACAAAATGCTACAGATCCAGGTGTAGTTGTAAATCCAAACGAATTAGCTTTAGATGGTTCGTATTCATTAAAATTAAGTGAAACATTTGCAATGGGTGTTGCTGGTAGATATATACGATCTAACTTAAAAATTCCAGATAGCAATACAGATGCAAAAGCAGCTTCAACTTTTGCTGTTGATATTTCAGGTTTTTATCAATCAGAAGAAGTTGCTTTCGATAGTTTTAATGGTAAATATCGTTTTGGATTTAATTTGCAAAATCTAGGTCCTAAAATTTCTTATGATAACGATCAATTAAATGAAAACTTTTTACCGGCTAATTTAAGATTAGGAGGTAGTTTTGATTTTATTTTTGATGAATACAGTAAAGTAAGTGTAATTGGTGAAACAACTAAATTATTAGTTCCAACACCACAGTCGGTAACCGATTTAAATAATGATGGTACAGTAGATGCAAATGATGCGGCAATTAATAATGAAAATTATAGAAAAATTGGTTGGGTTGAAGGAATTTTTAAATCTTTCGGCGATGCACCAGATGGCTTTAGTGAAGAGTTAAAAGAATTTACTTGGGCGTTAGGAGCAGAATATTGGTACCAAGATTCATTTGCATTAAGAACAGGGTACTTTAATGAAAGTGCAACGAAGGGAGCTAGAAAGTATTTAACACTAGGAGCTGGGTTTAAGTATAACATTGTTAAAATTGATGTTTCTTATTTATTCTCTGCTTCAAAAGTTAAAAACCCGCTGGAAAATACATTGCGATTCTCATTAACATTCAATTTCGGAGATTCATACGATGATTTATAG
- the cdd gene encoding cytidine deaminase, producing the protein MKEVKVETKLTVIDSIDALSLEDKQLMLKAIEARKKAYAPYSNFQVGAAIKLDNEVVLEGSNQENAAYPSGLCAERVVIFYAGANYPDNKILKLFISATPVNRESETPIPPCGSCRQSIAEYEIKQDLPIEIYFMGAKGQIYKSDSLKNLLPFMFDKASL; encoded by the coding sequence ATGAAAGAAGTTAAAGTAGAAACAAAATTAACTGTAATTGATTCTATTGATGCGTTATCTTTAGAGGATAAACAATTAATGCTAAAAGCTATAGAAGCTAGAAAAAAAGCGTACGCTCCTTATTCTAATTTTCAAGTTGGAGCTGCTATCAAGCTTGATAATGAGGTAGTATTAGAGGGTTCTAATCAAGAAAATGCCGCTTATCCTTCAGGGTTGTGTGCTGAACGAGTTGTGATTTTTTATGCTGGAGCTAATTATCCGGATAACAAAATTTTGAAATTGTTTATTTCTGCTACTCCTGTTAATAGAGAATCTGAAACACCAATTCCGCCTTGTGGATCATGTAGGCAATCAATAGCTGAGTATGAAATTAAACAAGATTTGCCAATTGAAATTTATTTTATGGGTGCAAAAGGACAAATTTATAAATCAGATTCTTTGAAAAATCTATTGCCATTTATGTTTGATAAGGCAAGTCTATAA
- the pdhA gene encoding pyruvate dehydrogenase (acetyl-transferring) E1 component subunit alpha — translation MKPITKEVYLKWYEDMQFWRKFEDKLAALYIQQKVRGFLHLYNGQEAVLAGALHAMDLSKDKMITAYRNHVQPIGMGVDPKAVMAELLGKATGTSKGLGGSMHIFSKEHGFYGGHGIVGAQIPVGAGMAFADKYFETGGVTLTYFGDGAARQGSLHEAFNMAMNWKLPVVFICENNGYAMGTSVERTANHTDIWKLGLGYEMPCGPVDGMNPIKVAEAMHEAMERARRGEGPTFLEMKTYRYRGHSMSDAQHYRTKEEVEEYKKIDPITQVLDIIKKEGYATDAEIEAIDQRVVDLVAECEKFAEESPFPDLSVMYDVVYDQKDYPFLPHKL, via the coding sequence ATGAAACCAATTACCAAAGAAGTATACCTAAAGTGGTATGAAGATATGCAATTTTGGAGAAAGTTCGAAGATAAATTAGCTGCTTTATACATTCAACAAAAAGTAAGAGGATTTCTTCATTTATATAATGGACAAGAAGCAGTGTTGGCAGGAGCTTTACATGCAATGGATTTATCTAAAGATAAAATGATTACTGCTTACAGAAATCACGTGCAACCTATTGGAATGGGAGTGGATCCTAAAGCTGTAATGGCTGAATTATTAGGAAAAGCGACAGGTACTTCTAAAGGTTTAGGAGGTTCAATGCATATTTTCTCTAAAGAACATGGTTTCTATGGAGGTCATGGTATCGTTGGAGCACAAATCCCAGTAGGTGCAGGTATGGCATTTGCAGATAAATATTTTGAAACAGGTGGGGTAACATTGACCTATTTTGGTGATGGTGCTGCACGTCAAGGTTCTTTACATGAAGCTTTTAATATGGCTATGAACTGGAAATTACCTGTGGTTTTTATTTGTGAAAACAATGGTTATGCTATGGGTACTTCAGTAGAACGTACTGCAAATCATACGGATATTTGGAAATTAGGTTTAGGATATGAAATGCCTTGTGGCCCCGTTGATGGTATGAATCCTATTAAAGTGGCAGAAGCGATGCATGAAGCGATGGAAAGAGCTAGACGCGGTGAAGGACCAACTTTCTTAGAGATGAAAACATACCGTTACAGAGGTCATTCTATGTCAGATGCGCAACACTATAGAACCAAAGAAGAAGTTGAAGAATACAAAAAAATTGACCCAATTACGCAAGTGTTAGATATCATCAAAAAAGAAGGATATGCAACTGATGCAGAAATTGAAGCAATAGATCAAAGAGTAGTAGATTTAGTAGCAGAATGTGAAAAATTTGCTGAAGAATCTCCATTCCCAGACTTATCTGTAATGTATGATGTAGTTTACGATCAAAAAGATTATCCATTTTTACCACATAAATTATAA
- a CDS encoding pyruvate dehydrogenase complex dihydrolipoamide acetyltransferase yields MAQIITMPRLSDTMTEGVVAAWLKKVGDTIKSGDILAEIETDKATMEFESFYDGVLLHIGIQEGQSAPVDSLLAIVGQQGEDITALLAGGATASTTAPVQEELKETTATVSAPVEIPAGVKVVTMPRLSDTMTTGTVATWLKKVGDAVKEGDIIAEIETDKATMEFESFNAGTLLYIGVEEGGSAPVDSILAVLGPAGADVSAIVANFKAGGSQEAPKETVAPEVKMETASVSNANSTASNGRIFASPLAKKIAQDKGINLAQVKGTGENGRITKADVEGFNPTSASPAQAIAEATSSVAAVKPFVPAGEVFQEEIKNSQMRKTIARRLSESKFTAPHYYLTIELDMDNAIASRNMINGLPDTKVSFNDMVIKASAMALKKHPQVNSQWREDAMVINHHVNIGVAVAVEDGLVVPVLKFTDLMSLSQIGANVKDMAGRAKAKKIQPAEMEGSTFTISNLGMFGIQSFTSIINQPNSAILSVGAIVEKPVVKNGQIVVGNTMTVTLACDHRTVDGATGAQFLQTFKAFMENPVTMLA; encoded by the coding sequence ATGGCACAAATTATTACAATGCCCCGTTTAAGTGATACTATGACTGAAGGAGTTGTAGCGGCATGGTTAAAAAAAGTGGGAGATACAATTAAATCGGGTGATATATTAGCTGAAATTGAAACAGATAAAGCTACCATGGAATTTGAATCATTCTATGATGGCGTTCTTTTACATATAGGAATCCAAGAAGGACAATCAGCACCTGTTGATTCATTATTAGCTATTGTTGGGCAACAAGGTGAAGATATTACTGCATTGCTTGCGGGAGGTGCTACTGCGTCTACAACAGCACCGGTTCAAGAGGAATTGAAAGAAACTACAGCTACCGTTTCTGCTCCAGTTGAAATTCCAGCAGGAGTAAAAGTGGTGACGATGCCTCGTTTGTCTGATACAATGACAACAGGAACAGTGGCAACTTGGTTGAAGAAAGTAGGTGATGCGGTTAAAGAAGGTGATATTATTGCTGAAATTGAAACCGATAAAGCGACCATGGAATTTGAATCATTCAATGCGGGTACTTTGTTGTACATTGGTGTTGAAGAAGGTGGTTCTGCTCCAGTTGATAGTATTTTGGCGGTTTTAGGTCCGGCAGGTGCAGATGTTAGTGCTATTGTAGCTAACTTTAAAGCAGGCGGCTCACAAGAAGCACCAAAAGAAACTGTTGCGCCTGAAGTGAAAATGGAAACAGCTTCAGTTTCAAACGCAAATTCTACTGCATCTAATGGAAGAATTTTTGCTTCTCCTTTGGCTAAAAAAATTGCTCAAGATAAAGGGATTAATTTAGCTCAAGTTAAAGGAACAGGAGAAAATGGTAGAATTACTAAAGCTGATGTTGAAGGGTTTAATCCAACTTCTGCAAGTCCAGCTCAAGCAATTGCTGAAGCTACATCATCAGTTGCTGCCGTTAAGCCATTTGTTCCAGCTGGTGAAGTATTCCAGGAAGAAATTAAAAATTCGCAAATGCGTAAAACCATTGCGAGAAGATTGTCAGAGTCTAAATTTACAGCGCCACATTATTATTTAACTATTGAGTTAGATATGGATAATGCTATCGCTTCAAGAAATATGATTAATGGATTGCCAGATACTAAAGTATCATTTAATGATATGGTTATCAAGGCAAGTGCTATGGCATTGAAAAAACATCCACAGGTGAATTCTCAATGGAGAGAAGATGCTATGGTGATTAATCATCATGTAAATATTGGTGTTGCCGTGGCTGTTGAAGATGGTTTAGTAGTACCAGTATTGAAATTTACCGATTTAATGAGCCTGTCTCAAATTGGAGCAAATGTTAAAGACATGGCCGGAAGAGCGAAAGCTAAAAAAATTCAGCCTGCCGAAATGGAAGGAAGTACATTTACAATTTCTAATTTAGGAATGTTCGGAATCCAATCTTTTACTTCCATCATTAATCAACCTAATTCTGCTATTTTATCTGTTGGTGCAATTGTGGAAAAACCTGTGGTTAAAAACGGTCAAATTGTAGTTGGTAATACTATGACAGTAACATTGGCTTGTGATCACAGAACGGTTGATGGGGCTACTGGTGCTCAATTCTTACAAACGTTTAAAGCGTTTATGGAAAATCCAGTTACCATGTTAGCATAA
- a CDS encoding M20/M25/M40 family metallo-hydrolase — MKRILFLTSVLFLISCTSSKKVINPIDQSNFAKEEKVSSTLKFLTSDENLGREAGTKQMENVATFLETIFKENNVPPYFKTYKDTLNNFQWPAYNIVGYLEGNDPNLKNEFVIIGAHYDHIGQLKGDDVVNGDAIANGANDNAAGTTAVSEVVKYFAATKSNKRSLLFVFFSAEEKGLLGSKHLAAKLKKQNMDLYFMFNYEMIGVPMMNKDMLLYITGFGKSNMAMKMNEYAGEKLIGYIPAETKYGLFRASDNYPFYYEFDVPAQTVSTFDFENFKFYHQPDDEFDQMNIPHITHVINKTIPVLEKMINAPTKEIKLNETK; from the coding sequence ATGAAAAGAATACTTTTTTTAACATCAGTGTTATTTTTAATTTCTTGTACTTCTTCAAAGAAAGTAATAAATCCAATTGATCAATCAAATTTTGCTAAAGAAGAAAAAGTTTCAAGTACTTTAAAGTTTTTAACTTCAGATGAAAATTTAGGTAGAGAAGCAGGAACCAAACAAATGGAAAATGTAGCGACTTTTTTAGAGACTATCTTTAAAGAAAATAATGTGCCGCCTTATTTTAAAACATACAAAGATACATTGAATAATTTTCAATGGCCAGCCTATAATATTGTGGGCTATTTAGAAGGTAATGATCCCAATTTAAAAAATGAATTTGTAATCATTGGAGCGCATTATGATCATATCGGCCAATTAAAAGGGGATGATGTTGTCAATGGTGATGCAATTGCTAATGGCGCTAATGATAATGCTGCTGGAACCACTGCTGTTTCGGAAGTGGTAAAATATTTTGCAGCCACTAAATCCAATAAAAGAAGTTTGTTATTTGTTTTCTTTTCAGCAGAAGAAAAAGGTTTGTTGGGTTCCAAGCATTTAGCTGCTAAATTGAAAAAACAAAATATGGATTTGTATTTCATGTTTAACTATGAAATGATTGGAGTGCCTATGATGAATAAAGATATGTTACTTTATATAACTGGTTTTGGTAAAAGTAATATGGCAATGAAAATGAATGAATATGCTGGTGAGAAATTAATCGGATACATTCCAGCAGAAACAAAATATGGTTTGTTTAGAGCGTCTGATAATTATCCTTTTTATTATGAATTTGATGTACCAGCACAAACAGTTTCTACTTTCGATTTTGAGAATTTTAAATTTTACCATCAACCAGACGATGAATTTGATCAGATGAATATTCCTCATATTACTCATGTAATTAATAAAACAATTCCCGTTTTGGAAAAGATGATAAATGCACCAACTAAAGAAATTAAACTAAATGAAACAAAATAA